A portion of the Tachysurus fulvidraco isolate hzauxx_2018 chromosome 8, HZAU_PFXX_2.0, whole genome shotgun sequence genome contains these proteins:
- the cabp5a gene encoding calcium-binding protein 5a isoform X3: MTACIFIRGGKIERELADDEIEELREAFEEFDKDKDGLISCKDLGNLMRTMGYMPTEMELIELGQNINMNLGGQVDFEDFVELMAPKLLAETAGMIGMKELRDAFRQFDMDGDGEITTEELKLAMNKLLGENMSHKEIDAVVREVDDNGDGTVDFEEFVKMMSSC; the protein is encoded by the exons GAGAGAGAACTGGCAGATGATGAGATTGAAG AGCTGCGTGAGGCTTTTGAAGAGTTTGATAAGGACAAGGACGGACTGATCAGCTGTAAAGATCTGGGCAACCTGATGAGAACTATGGGTTACATGCCTACGGAGATGGAGCTGATTGAACTTGGACAGAATATCAATATGAACC TGGGAGGACAGGTGGATTTTGAAGACTTTGTGGAACTGATGGCACCAAAACTCCTGGCTGAAACAGCTGGCATGATTGGCATGAAAGAGCTGAGGGATGCCTTCAGACAG TTCGACATGGACGGCGATGGAGAGATCACGACAGAAGAGCTAAAGTTAGCTATGAATAAGCTGTTGGGGGAAAATATGAGTCACAAAGAGATCGACGCGGTGGTCAGAGAGGTCGATGACAATGGTGATGGAACTGTAGACTTTGAAG agttTGTGAAGATGATGTCAAGCTGCTGA